The Comamonas sp. lk genome contains the following window.
CACGACCCGCAATTGCTGCTGATGGACGAGCCCACGGCCGGCATGGCGCCCGGAGAACGCGTGGCCTTGATGCAGCTGGCCCGGCGCATTGCACGGCAGCGCCAGATGGGCGTGCTGTTTACCGAGCACAGCATGGACGTGGTCTTCGGCCAGGCCGACCGCGTGGCCGTGTTGGTGCGCGGCCAGTTGCTGGCCGAAGGCACGCCGCAGCAGATTCGCGCCGATGCCAGAGTGCAGCAGGCCTACCTGGGCACGGGCTTGGTATTGGAAAAACAGAAGTGAATAAAAACCATAGCAGGCCCCGCATGATGGGCAAAGGCCAGAGCCAGAAAATGCTTGAAGTGCTCGATTTGAACGCCTGGTATGGCGCGGCGCATATCCTGCATGGCGTCAGCTTGAACGTGGGGCGCGGCGAAGTCGTGGCGCTGATGGGGCGCAATGGCGCGGGCAAATCTACCACGCTCAAAAGCATTGCTGCGCTGGTGCCGCGCCGGGAGGGAACGATCAGCTTTATGGGCCAGGCCATCGATCAAAAAGCCTCGCACCAGATTGCGCAGCGCGGCCTGGGCTATGTGCCCGAGGATCGGCGCATTTTTACCGAGCTGACGGTGCTGGAAAACCTGGAAGTCGGTCGCCAGAAGCCACGCCAGTGGCCGGATGGAACGGCTCTGCCGCACTGGACGCCGGGAAAACTGTTCACCCTGTTTCCCAATCTGGGCGAAATGCCGGATCGCCTGGGCGGCCGCATGAGCGGCGGCGAGCAGCAGATGCTGTCCGTGGCCCGCACGCTGATGGGCCAACCCTGTCTGGTGCTGCTCGACGAGCCTTCGGAAGGCGTGGCGCCGCTGATTGTGGAACAGATGGCGCGCACGATTTTGGAGCTCAAGGCCCAGGGCATTGGCATCTTGCTCAGCGAGCAGAATCTGCCATTTGCCGAAGTCGTGGCCGACCGCGCCTATGTGCTGGAAAAGGGCCAGATCGTGCACCAGGCCAGCATGGCGGAGCTGGCGGGTGACGATGCGGTGCGCAAGCAATATCTGGGCGTCTGAACCGCTCACTCCACCACCACGGGCGAAAACTCCGGCGGTGCACCAAACCAGGCGCGGGGCGAGGGCGGTTGTGCGCCATCCACATCTTGCACGCCGTACTGGCTGGCCAGCTCGGCGGTGTAGAAGGTGCGGCCCGAGCGGGCCTCCAGGCAATTTGGGTCGCCGTGCAGGGCCAGCACCACGCGGCCTATGAACTGCGGAGTTTCGGCCGTGTCAAAGCTGTTGCCGTATTTGTCGGGCGAGGCGGCGCAGACGCGCTCTGAGCGCTCGGTCTTGACCAGACCCGGCCAGAGCGAGACCACGCTCACGCCGTGGGGCTTGAAGTCATGGGCCATGTCAAACGTCATCTTGTCCGTGCCGGCCTTGCCGGCGCCATAGGCCGGGCCGTGCATATAGCAGCGGCTGCCGGCAGAAGAGATATTGACGATCAGACCGCCTGCCGCCAGCAGCAAATCGGCACCGAGGTGGCAGGCCACATAGCTGGAGCGCAGGCCCACGTCCAGCAGGGATGTCATGGACAGCGGCTTTTGCCAGAAGGGCGCGACTTCGATCAGCGGGTCGGGAATGGCAATGGCGCTGTTGACCAGAATGTCCAGCTTGCCGTGCTCGCGGCGCACGCGCTTGAACAAGGCTGTCACCTGGGCATCGTCGCCATGGTCGCAGGCCACGGCAATGCCGGTGCCGCCTGCGGCACTGACATCGGCCGCCGTCTGGCCCACGGTGCCCGGCAGGGGTGAATCGCCTTCATTCACGCTGCGCCCCGTCACATAGACGGTGGCACCTGCCGCACCCAAAGCCAGGGCCACGCCCCGACCCACTCCCCGGCTGGCGCCGGTGACCACGCATACCAATGCTGTTTTCATTCTGTCTCCTCGGTGTTTTTGCAGAATGAATTTGGACCATGCGTGCCCGCGGGGCTACGTCTGTCAGGACTATGGGCGTTGGCTTGCCTTGGGATGGATTTTCAAGCGAAGCAGCCTTGAGTCGAATCAATGAAAGCGCTTGTTGCTATGGATTGTGAAGTCGCTTCAAGCGCAGTCTGCCCTGCTAAACCGTCGGAGATTTCAGGGCCTGGGCCAGCTCCTGCGCCAAGGTATGCACCAACTCGGCGGCAGGCATGGCGCGGGCCAGAGCTGCGCCTTGTCCGGCCCAGTGGGCGGCATAGTCGCTGCTGCCTTGAGCGCTGGCCGCCTGGTGCAGGGCTTTGCCGGCGTCATAGACCATGGGGTAGGCCGGCAGGGGCTGGCCATAGTCAAGGCCCAACTGGTGCAGGCGGTTGAACATGCCGCGTGCGGGGCGGCCCGAAATGGCGGGAGTGATGCCGGTGTGCAGCGCTTTTTCGCTTTGCAGCTCGGCCCGGTAGGCGGGGCTGGCGGCGGATTCGGGGCAGAGGATGAAAGCCGTACCCATTTGCACGGCGCAAGCGCCTAGCTGCAATGCGGCGGCAATGCCATTTCCATCCATGATGCCGCCGGCGGCCACCACGGGCAGGCTGCATTCGCGCGCCAGCAGGCGCACCAGGGCCATCGTGCCCAGCAGCAGATCTGTTTCGGGCACAAAGGCGCCGCGGTGGCCGCCGGCTTCCATGCCCTGGGCCACGATGACATCCACGCCGGCCTGTTCGATCTGCCGGGCTTCAGCCAGGCTGGTGGCACATGCCAGCGTGACGATGCCTGAGGCGCGCAAGGCATCGATAAAGCTTTGCTCGGGCAGGCCGAAATGAAAGCTGACCACCGCAGGGCGCAGCTGAAGCACCATGGCTTGCAGCGCGGTGTTGCCCAGCGCCGATTCGTAAATGCAGCGCAGGCCGGCTGGCGGCTGTGCGCCGAAGCGGGCAAATTCTGGCGCCAGATAGTGCAGCCATGCCGCTTCCCGTTGGGCATCGGCCGTGGGCTGCTGGTGGCAGAACAGATTCACGTTCAAGGCACGCGAACTCAGTGCCTGTGTCTGGGCAATATGTTGGTGGGCCTGCTCCAACCCATAGGCCCCAATGCCCACCGAGCCCAGAGCTCCGACGTTGCTGACGGCGGCGGCCAGCTGCGGCGTGGAGGTGCCGGCCATGGGGGCTTGAATAAGGGGATGCTGCAGACCCAGGCGGGTCATCCAGGGGGCGGAATTTGTCATAGGAGGAGGCGGGCAATCAGGAACGAAGAGTCTGCGCCGAGCGGCTGCCGGCCACCAGCAGCGCGCCCAGCAGCAGTGCGGCGCAACCCAGCACAAACAGCTGGCGGTAGCTGCCCGTGCTGGCGTAGATAAAAGCCATGAGATAGCCCGACGTGGCTTGCAGCAGCGCAAACGCGGCCGTGGCATAGCCCCACATTTTCTTGTGTTGGGCCGGGCCAATCAGCTGCATCAGATAGCCCGAGGTGATGGCAGCCATGCCGGGCGACAGGGCGCCGACCAGAAAGCCCGAGATCGCATGGCCGGCAAACCCGGCCCAGACCAGGGGCAAGCCAATGGCTACGGCCTTGAGGGCATAAGCTCCCGTGGTTGTGCCCCACCAGCCCCAGCGCGTGGCGCAAAAGGCGGCACACAAAGGCCCGGCAATGGCGCCCAGGCTGAAAAAAGCCCATTGGGTGGCGGCATAGGCTGAGCCCTGCTGCAACTCGCGATCCAGATAGTCCACCCAGAACACGGTATGGGGCACAAAGCCGAAAGCATCGCAGGTATAGGCCAGAAAAACCAGGATCACGGCCATGCTCCACAGCGAGGTGGGCGGTGCAGCGGCCGTATGCGTGGGCGTGATGGCCACCGGTGCGGGCACGTGGATCTGGCGGGCGCAGCGCCAACCGGTCCACAGCGCCAGCACGCACAAGGCCGTCAGTGCCCACCAAACGGCGCTGAGGCTGAGGCGCGCAAACACCGGCCCCAGAGTGGCGGCCAACAAGGCTCCCACACCGATGCCGCAAAACATCAGCGGCCCCAGCGTGGCACGGCGCTGGGACATGGCGGCGGACATGGCGACCGAGGGGCCCAGCACCATCAGCGTGGCTCCGGCAATGCCCGAAATCAGCCGCCAGACAAAGAACACCGCCATGGGCTGGGGCAGGCTGCAGCCGGCAAAGCTCAGCGCCACGGCAATCCAGCAGATCAGCAGCACGCGCACCGCGCCCATGCGTTCGGCCCAGGGGGCGGCGGCCAGGGCGCCAATCAGATAGCCCAGCAGATTGGCGGCGCCCAGATAGGCCACCTGCTCGCCGTTGAACCAGCCCGCATGCACCATTTGCGGCATCAGCGCCGTATAGGCAAAACGGGCCAGACCCACGCCGCTGAGCGTGGCCATGAAGCCGGTCCAGAAAAGAGGCCATTCCTTGGGTTGAATCACGGGTCGTTTCTCTTGCAGTGAGGACTCAAGCCTAAGCGCAGTGGTGTAATCATGTCCAATGATTCAAAATGATTGTTGATATCGTTTTATGAGATTTTGTAGCGCACCATGCAACTCAAATCCCTGCGCATGTTCGACGCCGTCTGCCTCAGCGGCAGTTTCGGGGCTGCCGCCCAGCAGCTGCACACCGTGCAGTCCAATGTCACGGCCCACATCAAAAAGCTGGAAGACGAAGTAGGCGCGCAATTGCTGATGCGTGCCAATCCCGTTTTTCCCACCCCGGCGGGACGCACTCTGCTGCAGTATGCACAGCAGATGCTGCATGCCCATGATCAGGCGCTGGCCCAGTTGCAGTCGCGCCAGCTCGATGCCGGCCAGGCCAAGGGCAGGCTGCGCATAGGCTCGATGGAAACCACGGCCGCGCTGCGGCTGCCAACGTTGCTGACCCAGCTGCGCAAGCAGCATCCGGGCATCGATCTGGAGCTGGATGCCCAGCCCACGGCAGCCTTGCTGACCGAGCTGACGGCCGGGCGCATCGACTGTGCTTTTGTCAATGGTGCAGCTCCCCAGCCCGAGCTGCATTCCTGGCCGGTGTTCAGGGAGGAGCTGGTGCTGGTCAGCGGCCAGCCGTTCACGCGTTTTCCCACGGCCGAGGAGTTCTGCTCTTCGGTGTTTCTGGCTTTCAGGCAGGGCTGCAGCTATCGCCAGCGCATCGAGCTGTTGATGGCTTCGCAAGGCGTGGCAGCGGTGCGCATCATGGAGCTGGGCATGCTGGACACCATCCTGGGCTGCGTGGCCGCAGGCATGGGCTATGCGCTGCTTTCACGCGCTCTGGTGGAGGCGCAGCAACAGCGCTTTGCCGTGCACTGCATGGACTTGCCGCAGGAGCTGGCCTGGGTCGACACCTACTTTGTCACGGGCGGCACAGCAGGATGGTCGCCGGCCTTGTTTGCTTTTGCGAAAGTGTTGGGGATTGACAGCACTGCCGCATGAAACTTTGGGCGGACGGCACTTCCCAAGAATAATAGCCAGCAGCAATCACTTTGCGGAGGGCGATGCAATGCATGTTCTATTGGTGATGACCGGTGGTGTCTTGCAGTTGGCGGTCTTTGTGCTGTTCGGCTGGTTGTGGGGCGGCAGCAGCGCTGCCATGGCGTCGGCTGCCAGGTGGTTCATCCCGCTTTGGTGCCTGGTCGCTGCCGCCAATATGTGGGTCGGCGTGGCCCATGCCGGCTATACGGCAAGGCAGGAGTTTCCTATCCTGCTGCTCAATATTGCAGTGCCTGCGGTCATTGCTGCGCTGCTGGCCTGGAGGCTTTCCCATGGCAGCTAAGTCTCCATCGGCCGGCACCGTAGAGGTGCTGCGCCAGCGTGACGGGCATCACGCCAAAGTCACTTTTGAAGAGCTGTTCTTCGATCTGGTCTATGTATTCGCGGTGACGCAGATCAGCCATGAGTTGCTGCACAACCTGACGCTCAAGGGCTTGCTTGAAACGCTGGTGCTCTGGTTTGCCGTCTGGCTGGGCTGGCAATACACCTGCTGGGTCACCAACTGGTTGAATCCGGAGACCCCGCGCGTACGCGGCCTGCTGTTCGTCACCATGCTGCTGGCCCTGGTCATGGCGTCCAGCCTTCCCCAGGCATTCGGCTCGCGCGGCCTGGTCTTTGCCGTGGCCTATGTCTGCATGCAGGTGGGGAGAACCGCGCTGGTGCTGTGGATGCTGCCCAGGAGCAGCGCCCTGCGGCAGAACTATGCGCGCATGCTGGGATGGCTGGTGATCTCGGCCGGTTTCTGGATTGCGGGCGGTCTGGCGGAGCACGAGTGGCGCATTGTCTTGTGGATAGTGGCCGCACTTTGCGAGTATGTCTCTCCCATGTGGGGTTTTGCACTGCCGGGTCTGGGTCGCTCCTCTACCCGGGACTGGACTATCGAAGGCGCTCATCTGGCCGAGCGCTGCCAGCTTTTCGTGATCGTGGCGCTGGGGGAAACCTTGCTGGCCAGCGGGGCCATGTTCGCCGATGGCGAGTGGAATACGGCCGTGATTTCGGCACTGCTGGCCACGTTTCTGGGAACGTTGGCGCTCTGGTGGCTTTATTTCGGTACGGCCAGCAAGGATGCGACCGAGCTGATCGTCAAATCCAGCGATCCGGGGCGCGTCGGAGCCTACTTCCACTACATCCATGCGGTGCTGGTGGCCGGCATTATCGGCAGTGCCGTGGCCAATGACCTGATCATGGCCCACCCGCATGAGGCGATGAAACCCGCTTATGCGGCTGTTCTGGTAGGCGGGCCTGCTGTCTACCTTTTGGGCAGCGCCATCTACAAGAACGTGGTGTACGGCAGGATTCCCCTGTCGCATGTGCTTGGCGCGGCCGTGCTGCTGGTGCTGGTCCCTTTGTCCTTTGGCTTGGATCTGCTGACCACCGGCTGGTTGACTACGCTGGTGCTGTTGGCCGTGGCTTGGTGGGATCTGCGCCCAAAGCGCTAACCGAGGACCAGGGACTGCATGAGTGCCCGGCGGTATTGCAGTGCCTCGGCCACATGGGCCTGGCTGATGGTGTCGGCGTCGGCCAGATCGGCAATGGTGCGCGCCACCTTCAGCGCCCGGTGCGTGCCGCGGGCCGACCAGCCCAGGCGTGTGGCCGCCTTGTGGGCAAAGGCCAGGGCTTCGGGCGTGAGCTGCAGGTGGGCATCGAGTTGCGCGCCCTGC
Protein-coding sequences here:
- a CDS encoding ABC transporter ATP-binding protein → MNKNHSRPRMMGKGQSQKMLEVLDLNAWYGAAHILHGVSLNVGRGEVVALMGRNGAGKSTTLKSIAALVPRREGTISFMGQAIDQKASHQIAQRGLGYVPEDRRIFTELTVLENLEVGRQKPRQWPDGTALPHWTPGKLFTLFPNLGEMPDRLGGRMSGGEQQMLSVARTLMGQPCLVLLDEPSEGVAPLIVEQMARTILELKAQGIGILLSEQNLPFAEVVADRAYVLEKGQIVHQASMAELAGDDAVRKQYLGV
- a CDS encoding nitronate monooxygenase translates to MTNSAPWMTRLGLQHPLIQAPMAGTSTPQLAAAVSNVGALGSVGIGAYGLEQAHQHIAQTQALSSRALNVNLFCHQQPTADAQREAAWLHYLAPEFARFGAQPPAGLRCIYESALGNTALQAMVLQLRPAVVSFHFGLPEQSFIDALRASGIVTLACATSLAEARQIEQAGVDVIVAQGMEAGGHRGAFVPETDLLLGTMALVRLLARECSLPVVAAGGIMDGNGIAAALQLGACAVQMGTAFILCPESAASPAYRAELQSEKALHTGITPAISGRPARGMFNRLHQLGLDYGQPLPAYPMVYDAGKALHQAASAQGSSDYAAHWAGQGAALARAMPAAELVHTLAQELAQALKSPTV
- a CDS encoding YbfB/YjiJ family MFS transporter, which translates into the protein MIQPKEWPLFWTGFMATLSGVGLARFAYTALMPQMVHAGWFNGEQVAYLGAANLLGYLIGALAAAPWAERMGAVRVLLICWIAVALSFAGCSLPQPMAVFFVWRLISGIAGATLMVLGPSVAMSAAMSQRRATLGPLMFCGIGVGALLAATLGPVFARLSLSAVWWALTALCVLALWTGWRCARQIHVPAPVAITPTHTAAAPPTSLWSMAVILVFLAYTCDAFGFVPHTVFWVDYLDRELQQGSAYAATQWAFFSLGAIAGPLCAAFCATRWGWWGTTTGAYALKAVAIGLPLVWAGFAGHAISGFLVGALSPGMAAITSGYLMQLIGPAQHKKMWGYATAAFALLQATSGYLMAFIYASTGSYRQLFVLGCAALLLGALLVAGSRSAQTLRS
- a CDS encoding SDR family NAD(P)-dependent oxidoreductase; the encoded protein is MKTALVCVVTGASRGVGRGVALALGAAGATVYVTGRSVNEGDSPLPGTVGQTAADVSAAGGTGIAVACDHGDDAQVTALFKRVRREHGKLDILVNSAIAIPDPLIEVAPFWQKPLSMTSLLDVGLRSSYVACHLGADLLLAAGGLIVNISSAGSRCYMHGPAYGAGKAGTDKMTFDMAHDFKPHGVSVVSLWPGLVKTERSERVCAASPDKYGNSFDTAETPQFIGRVVLALHGDPNCLEARSGRTFYTAELASQYGVQDVDGAQPPSPRAWFGAPPEFSPVVVE
- a CDS encoding low temperature requirement protein A translates to MAAKSPSAGTVEVLRQRDGHHAKVTFEELFFDLVYVFAVTQISHELLHNLTLKGLLETLVLWFAVWLGWQYTCWVTNWLNPETPRVRGLLFVTMLLALVMASSLPQAFGSRGLVFAVAYVCMQVGRTALVLWMLPRSSALRQNYARMLGWLVISAGFWIAGGLAEHEWRIVLWIVAALCEYVSPMWGFALPGLGRSSTRDWTIEGAHLAERCQLFVIVALGETLLASGAMFADGEWNTAVISALLATFLGTLALWWLYFGTASKDATELIVKSSDPGRVGAYFHYIHAVLVAGIIGSAVANDLIMAHPHEAMKPAYAAVLVGGPAVYLLGSAIYKNVVYGRIPLSHVLGAAVLLVLVPLSFGLDLLTTGWLTTLVLLAVAWWDLRPKR
- a CDS encoding LysR family transcriptional regulator, which codes for MQLKSLRMFDAVCLSGSFGAAAQQLHTVQSNVTAHIKKLEDEVGAQLLMRANPVFPTPAGRTLLQYAQQMLHAHDQALAQLQSRQLDAGQAKGRLRIGSMETTAALRLPTLLTQLRKQHPGIDLELDAQPTAALLTELTAGRIDCAFVNGAAPQPELHSWPVFREELVLVSGQPFTRFPTAEEFCSSVFLAFRQGCSYRQRIELLMASQGVAAVRIMELGMLDTILGCVAAGMGYALLSRALVEAQQQRFAVHCMDLPQELAWVDTYFVTGGTAGWSPALFAFAKVLGIDSTAA